In one Nicotiana tomentosiformis chromosome 6, ASM39032v3, whole genome shotgun sequence genomic region, the following are encoded:
- the LOC104108067 gene encoding probable alpha,alpha-trehalose-phosphate synthase [UDP-forming] 11, with protein sequence MLSRSCFNLLNFDQYPYSVDRARIPRVMTFPGIISEFDEEDLEGNNSNVEVENEYERRIIVANQLPVKAYRDSETKKWCFEWDRYALDTLILQLKDGFSPNVEIIYVGCLKAEVDPSEQDEVAQFLLDKFRCVPTFLPLDLINKFYHGFCKHYLWPLFHYMLPVTPSHGVRFDKSMWQAYVSANKIFADKVYEVINPDEDYVWIQDYHLMVLPTFLRRRYNRVKVGFFLHSPFPSSEIYRTLPVREEILRALLNCDLVGFQTFDYARHFLSCCSRMLGLDYQSKRGYIGLDYYGRTVTIKILPVGIHMGQLQNVMSLPDTGKKAKELKEKYEGKIVMLGIDDMDMFKGIGLKFLAMGRLLDENPVLRGKVVLVQITNPPRSKGSDVQEVQKEVNRIASEINKKYGKPGYKPIVCINGPVSTQDKIAHYAVSECVVVNAVRDGMNLVPYEYTVSRQGSDNLDKALQLDGPTASRKSVIIVSEFVGCSPSLSGAIRVNPWNIDSVSEAMGLAVTMPDPEKELRHEKHYKYVSSHDVAYWARSFDQDLQRACAEHYHKRCWGIGFGLGFRVVALGPNFRKLSVEHIVSAYNRTNSRLILLDYDGTMMPEDKVNKAPGEEVISVLNSLCSDPKNVVFIVSGRGKDSLSQWLSPCPRLGLSAEHGYFTRWSKNSEWESRPIAADMDWKRVALPVMEHYTEATDGSSIEQKESALVWHHQEADPDFGAWQAKELLDHLESVLANEPVVVKRGQHIVEVKPQNISKGIVVESLMASMKSRGMSPDFVLCIGDDRSDEDMFESIASHVSNHFLLDKAEVFACTVGQKPSMAKFYLDDTVEVIKMLQGLSAASGQLPKLPNRETSVEVVTA encoded by the exons ATGTTGTCGCGATCTTGTTTCAATTTGCTAAATTTTGACCAGTATCCCTACAGTGTTGATCGGGCCAGAATCCCAAGAGTCATGACTTTTCCAGGGATTATATCTGAATTTGATGAGGAGGACTTAGAAGGGAATAATAGTAATGTTGAGGTGGAGAATGAATATGAGAGAAGAATCATTGTTGCCAACCAGTTGCCAGTCAAAGCTTATAGGGATTCTGAAACCAAGAAATGGTGCTTTGAATGGGACAGATATGCGTTGGACACTTTGATTTTGCAGCTCAAAGATGGGTTTTCACCAAATGTAGAGATTATATATGTGGGGTGTTTGAAAGCAGAGGTTGATCCTTCAGAACAAGATGAAGTGGCTCAATTTCTGTTGGACAAGTTTAGGTGTGTGCCCACTTTCTTGCCTTTGGATTTAATAAACAAGTTTTATCATGGTTTTTGCAAGCACTATCTATGGCCTTTGTTTCATTACATGTTGCCTGTTACACCTAGCCATGGAGTCAGGTTTGACAAGTCTATGTGGCAGGCTTATGTCTCAGCAAACAAGATTTTTGCTGATAAGGTTTATGAAGTGATCAATCCAGATGAAGATTATGTATGGATTCAAGATTATCACCTTATGGTCCTGCCTACTTTCTTGAGGAGAAGGTACAATAGAGTAAAGGTTGGGTTTTTTCTTCATAGTCCTTTTCCATCATCTGAAATATACCGAACATTGCCTGTTAGGGAAGAGATTTTAAGGGCTTTATTGAATTGTGATCTTGTAGGCTTCCAGACATTTGATTATGCTAGGCATTTCTTATCATGTTGTAGTCGGATGTTGGGTTTGGACTATCAATCCAAGAGGGGTTACATTGGTCTTGACTATTATGGTAGAACTGTGACCATTAAAATCCTTCCAGTTGGTATTCACATGGGACAACTCCAAAATGTTATGTCACTACCAGACACGGGAAAGAAAGCAAAGGAGTTGAAAGAAAAATATGAGGGGAAAATTGTGATGTTAGGTATTGATGATATGGACATGTTTAAAGGAATTGGTCTAAAGTTTCTGGCAATGGGGAGGCTTCTAGATGAGAACCCTGTCTTGAGGGGTAAAGTGGTATTGGTTCAGATCACCAACCCCCCTAGAAGTAAAGGGAGTGATGTCCAAGAGGTTCAAAAAGAGGTCAACAGAATTGCAAgtgaaattaataaaaaatatggcAAACCGGGGTACAAGCCGATTGTTTGTATCAATGGTCCAGTTTCGACACAAGACAAGATTGCACATTATGCGGTCTCTGAGTGTGTTGTTGTTAATGCTGTTAGAGATGGGATGAACTTGGTGCCTTATGAGTATACGGTCTCTAGGCAGGGCAGCGATAATTTGGATAAGGCCTTGCAGCTAGATGGTCCTACTGCTTCCAGAAAGAGTGTGATTATTGTCTCTGAATTCGTTGGGTGCTCGCCATCTCTTAGTGGTGCAATCCGTGTAAATCCTTGGAATATTGACAGTGTATCTGAGGCTATGGGTTTGGCAGTGACCATGCCAGATCCAGAAAAAGAATTGCGCCACGAGAAGCATTACAAATATGTTTCTTCTCATGATGTGGCATATTGGGCTAGGAGTTTCGATCAGGACCTTCAAAGAGCTTGTGCCGAGCATTATCACAAgagatgttggggcattggttttGGTCTTGGCTTCAGGGTTGTTGCCCTCGGTCCTAATTTCAGGAAGCTTTCGGTGGAACACATTGTCTCTGCTTACAACAGGACAAATAGCAGGCTTATCTTGCTTGACTACGATGGTACAATGATGCCCGAGGATAAAGTGAATAAAGCTCCTGGTGAAGAAGTCATCTCAGTTTTGAACAGTTTATGTAGTGATCCAAAGAATGTTGTTTTTATAGTGAGTGGCAGAGGTAAGGATTCTTTGAGTCAGTGGTTATCTCCATGTCCAAGACTCGGGCTATCAGCTGAACATGGTTATTTTACAAG GTGGAGTAAGAATTCGGAATGGGAATCACGTCCGATAGCTGCAGACATGGACTGGAAAAGGGTAGCATTGCCTGTTATGGAGCATTATACAGAGGCAACAGATGGTTCGTCAATAGAGCAAAAGGAGAGTGCCCTAGTGTGGCATCATCAAGAAGCCGACCCTGACTTTGGTGCTTGGCAAGCAAAAGAGCTTCTTGATCACTTGGAGAGTGTACTAGCTAATGAACCTGTGGTTGTGAAAAGAGGCCAACACATAGTTGAGGTGAAACCACAG AATATAAGCAAAGGCATAGTTGTTGAGAGTCTGATGGCGTCAATGAAGAGCAGAGGGATGTCACCAGATTTTGTTTTGTGCATAGGCGATGACAGATCAGACGAAGACATGTTTGAGAGCATTGCAAGTCATGTGTCCAACCATTTTTTGCTTGATAAAGCAGAAGTGTTTGCTTGCACTGTTGGTCAGAAACCAAGTATGGCCAAATTCTATCTTGATGATACAGTTGAAGTTATAAAAATGCTTCAAGGCCTTTCAGCAGCATCAGGGCAACTGCCTAAATTGCCAAATCGGGAAACCTCCGTTGAAGTCGTCACTGCATAG